ATGCGAGTGCGGACGTCTCACTCCACTGCAAAGGCCTCATTTAACGCACCTCCATGTTCGAGATCGCGTGAGCTGGCCAATAGAAATTCGTTAGATGTCGtccccttcccttcttggctgcctcaGGGATCGTGAACGACAATGGAGGCGAACGCTGTCTCCTTCAAATGCGATCTTCTCCTGCCCATGTCCCTTCCTTGATCAAAATGGGACCCGTTGATTGACATCCCCCCCTTCAACGAACCGGCTTTAGATGACAAACGCTCGGGTTGGACGGTCGAATGCGAAGCACATGATTGCCGAAATCTACCTATTCACTGCTTTGTTTGGGCACTTATATGAATGACTCCCCGTTTACATATTATTGACTTGGTCCAACACTGCTAATCTGCTCGTCTACATCACCTGGGAACTGCACTTTACATCGCGGCAGTATTTTCTCTACTACCTAGTAGTGACACTATCACCTTCTCTTCAGTCCCAACTTGAAGGAAAACATCGACTCTTCAGCTCTTCGACGCAATGTCTACGGATACGGATCTCAAGGAGAGTGACTCTGTCCAGGACCAGGGCGAGTCTGGAGTGGTGCTTCCCGCCGAGAGtccttctgctcctccttcaactccaaaGGATGAGCCCCGTATCGAGGCCGCGATCCCACCGGCTCGCTTCTGGACCTTGAGTCTCGGGTGAGCTTGACCCTCCCTTTGAatcatccttcttcctccaacTAACCCCTGTGAAAGAGTCCTGCTTGGTCTGTTCCTTTCCATGATCGACACCTCCATCGTCGCCACGAGCCTCTACAGCATTGGcgtcgactttgaggccCTGGAGGAGGTCAACTGGGTGGCCCTCGCCTACACTCTCGCCTACCTGGGTTGCGCCGTCGTCTTCGCCCGCATCTCCGACATCGTCGGAAGACGCGATGCCTTCATTGCCGCTtacatcatcttcttcgcttTCTCTCTGGCTTGTGGTTTCTCCCAGAATCTCGAGCAGCTCATCGCTTTTCGCGCTCTTCAGGGCATTGGTGGCTCCGGTATGTTCTAGACTCTCCTTTCTGTGCTCCTTAGTCTAACTCGCCCAGGCCTGTATGCCCTTACCATGATCATCCTCCCGGAGCTAAGCCCCCCTCACCTGGCCCAGCACATAGGAGCGCTGGTCGGCATGATTGTTGCTCTCTCCGGTGTCTTGGGACCTGTTCTCGGTGGTATCCTTACTCACTACACCACCTGGAGATGGGTCTTTTGGATCAAGTATGTTCCCCCCCCCTTTCCCTTTGCGCAACGCTTCTAACACTTCCCAGCGGCCCTGTGGGCTTTGTATCTCTGGTCATCTTCATATTCACTTGGCCCAAGGCTGAACACCTGCCCACGATCGAACGGCGTGCCTGGAAGGAACTCGACTACTTTGGATCCTttctcgccatcgccgctgccGTCCTGGTTATCTTTGCCTTCCAGACAGCTGGCACCTCGTCTAACGGCGGATGGAAGACGGCCATGTTTATCGCGCCCCTCCTGTGTGGACTACTCGCCTGGGGTTTGCTTGTCGGCTGGCAGGTCTTCATTCAGCACCGATTGAGTGAACGCTTTGCACCCGCCTTCCCGATCAACCTCTTCCGCAACCGAGTGTACACGACCGCCGCCCTCAACACTCTTTTCATCGGCTTCCCCTATCTGCTGCTCATATACGCGATCCCTCTGCGAATCCAAGTCGTCAGTGGCAAGTCTGCTCTCGTTGGAGGTGTCATGTTGCTCCCAATGCTCGGAGCGTCGGCCCTTGGAAGCATCCTGGCTGGCAAGTTCAACTCTGTCAAGAACTATGTCTTTGAAACCCTCTTCGTTGGCTCTTGCTTGATGACATTGGGCTGTGGATTGCTGGTTACTCTTGACCATGCCCCTGACGACGCCAAGTTGCTTGGTTTCATC
This Fusarium keratoplasticum isolate Fu6.1 chromosome 6, whole genome shotgun sequence DNA region includes the following protein-coding sequences:
- a CDS encoding MFS domain-containing protein, whose translation is MSTDTDLKESDSVQDQGESGVVLPAESPSAPPSTPKDEPRIEAAIPPARFWTLSLGVLLGLFLSMIDTSIVATSLYSIGVDFEALEEVNWVALAYTLAYLGCAVVFARISDIVGRRDAFIAAYIIFFAFSLACGFSQNLEQLIAFRALQGIGGSGLYALTMIILPELSPPHLAQHIGALVGMIVALSGVLGPVLGGILTHYTTWRWVFWINGPVGFVSLVIFIFTWPKAEHLPTIERRAWKELDYFGSFLAIAAAVLVIFAFQTAGTSSNGGWKTAMFIAPLLCGLLAWGLLVGWQVFIQHRLSERFAPAFPINLFRNRVYTTAALNTLFIGFPYLLLIYAIPLRIQVVSGKSALVGGVMLLPMLGASALGSILAGKFNSVKNYVFETLFVGSCLMTLGCGLLVTLDHAPDDAKLLGFITFCGLGFGLTVASSTMLSTIEAPIRDFAPAQGILSQTRLLGGSLGIATSSALLNQRIVEYLSGILTPFEKATIGGPDSHLSDSQWAAVRYTYSESFRVDMKVAAGISALGVISTIGAFRKHRLLVAEQRAALVREEAARRRAQADQQ